The genome window GAGAATGGAGACGTGAATAGTACAAGTGGTGTGCGTGCTACAATCTGAAGGTAGATAAGTTGGTTTCTGAGATGGAAGGAAAACCGAGGGAAACCCGCTTGAGATAAAATACTTTAGTTGAATgaaaggggagaaaaaaaacaagagataTATGCCAGAAAAACTAAGGGTAATGTGGGGGTTTACCATACCAAGATAAAACCTAATAAATGATTTCCTTCCAATCTTATGGAAATTGTCCTGTTATCCACTTTTGATCAGTCGAGAAAATCTTAAATAGCAAAAACAAATGTTCTGTGAAAAGTCTTTGTcagtacattttttccaaGTAAAGAATTGCAAACAAAGTCAAAAACGCAAAATGAATAGCCAGAGAGACGATAGCGAAAGTTAAAGGagattctgtaattttttcagtaaaaaattatttttcaattgtatcTATTTAAAATCCCCCATGTTACAGACTTCGGATAATAATTGCAACTTTCAATTTTGTGTCAATTAAACTAACGAACGATCCTCCACTTTCCAagtgagaaaaacaaaaaccaaCTAAAACTATGAAATGTGGAACATTCACACTCATGTGGTACATGTGGTACTAGTCTACTGACCCACTTGACATTGGGTGTAAAATAATTAACAGTGAAAAGGGAAAAGTATTCATCTGCTTGCGAAAAATATTACGACGAATTATCCCCCTCATCCTTCTAATCTCTCACCATCCATAAATAGAAGGTTCAACATCTTTACACTCCAGTtttgtttgaaatttcatggtgAATAGTTCTCTTATCATctcttcaatgaaaatataccTATTTTTGATACTGTGTATCATGACAGATTGCTTGGCGGAAGTcccaaatgatgaaaaaacttCACGTGATATTTTTACACCACGAAAGGGAAAGCATCATTTACTATATTGTGAGTAAATATCTAAGTTACGTTTTAACTCTGCAAAACCCTCGAGACcagttttttctttctcttttttccACGTTTCAGCGAGGAAGAAAACTGGCTACAGCGAGGTTTATTTCAATCCCCTTCACAGTGTCggatgtaattaattttaactttGATTAAGAGAAACagtacagaaaaaaaagtcaagccAAGTGAAAATGAACTATTCATGAACCAAATTCTAAAGAGACATTTCAAAAAGCCCGAGGGACCGTATATTTAGTTCATTCataattctttatttttattcatcagttTTAGGTGGACTCCAGGGTTTAATTGCATTCGTTattcttaaaattaaaattgtactCGTTGTGATTACGATAATTGGGGCAACGGTATTGGCGTTAAAACTCCTCGgtatatttaaatattcaaattatgTTTATAAAAGTAATTATCCGATCATCGAGGGACCACCGACATTTGAATATGGTACGTATGAAGTTTtgcattaaatttcattatcataaattttcactgctgattatgatttttatgcATTTTGTAATTAGGAAGTCCGTTCACTCATGATCATAAAGTGAATGAGTGGTCGTCACCGTCGCCATATGATCGAGTTGGTTCAAGGGAATTGGTGAATGAATTTCTTTTAAAAGCAGAGGAAATTATGATACCatggattaatttttccaataaagaGTGCCGCAATCGCATCATCTGTCAATTTACGGTGTTAATGAATTCACCGTTGGAGTGagtgggatttttttagaaCATTTAGCGCAAATGAATGTCTGCATTTTACGCTCCtcctttaaacatttttttatactctCCTGCTTTTCTCTCAGTCCATGGAAATTTTCATCTATTAAATTCCAAGATATTTTCTAATAAATACTAATCATAAATGGCAATATTGACACCTCTCAGTCCGAATACTAGGTCATCAATAACGCTATTCGTCTCAGGGATTTCTGCTTTCTGAATacaatatcaaaaatttttgtcgATCGACAATGAAAAATCCCATGAAAAGTGTCGTTATGTTGTCTCAGATGTACCTTAACTATATTATGATTTAATGATCCCATAATTCAGTAAAACACACAATGAAATGAATCCAGCTGTCGTAGCTAATGACTTGAACTCTGCTCTGGTCACTATACCCGATCCTGGGATTTGGTCACCTCCGCAGGGATTCGCGGTCGTGTTATCTAGGCCCCAACGTTGCCGAATTTTTCCTACACTGTCCGATGGGCAAATTTCAATTAACGTGACGGAAATTAGTTCCTCTAATCGAAATAGTATTTTTTCTGTAGAATTCCCCGAAATATGTGCTTCGAAAAAATACTAGAACTTCTAGAACTCTTTCattaagaaaacaaaaattttccaaatttttccgATTGCCAATGTTTACGATTGAGCAACAATAGCTATATTAAAATGATAACACATACACATAGCAATttgcacgtttttttttccaaatccaGTTCATCACTCACATCAACGAGAGATCCTAAATATATCTTGAATCAGTTTCAGGGAATGCACCAAAATTTACCCTGACTGTTCCGAAGTTCCTGGAAAAAAGGGCGGAGACCCCAGtggattaatttaataaaaaaattgtaaatgaatggtgtatttaatttaataaatcataTAACTCtttattccatgaaaattaatgagagtAAAGAAAAGAATCACATGTAGAGTTCAAAATCTAGTCTCGCAGCACTGTAAAATGAACCGAGTTGTCCCTTGCGACGGACCCAGCCACTATTTTTGAAATAACCCTCTTTAGCCCATTTATGCATCTGTTGGCTGGTGTGTGGACCATGAGCTTCACTGTTTTCCTCGAGTGACCACTTCAATTCCCATGTCACTTCAGTGTCTACTGGTTCAGATGTTTCTTCATCCATTTTTGATGACGTACCAGCTGAAATAGAAGCGGTTAAATTCACGTGAAATATTGAAGCTCAGTTATCTGAACGAGGAAAATTGCTAGTTGTCAATTACCTTGATTTGTTTCCACcaatttctctttctctttcgtGTCGAAATCGTCAGAGTACATGTCCAATTCAGCTTCCTGTTTCGATGGGTGTGACTGTTTTCCGGATTTATCAATCTGAAATGGAgaattatacattttttttactaattgataattcatgattaaaaattaGACATTATTTTGATCGTATGGAAGTCCACTTATGGAAAACGTATTGATACATTCATTATCACCTTTCTTTTAATCTGCTCATATGCCTCTTGGTAAATATCCATATTCCCTGTCCTTGTTAATAACTCATTAGCAAGTTCCGTGAGTTTGATAATTTTATCGGAATTCTCATCTGTCTCACTCAATCCagctttttttctcctccatcTTTCCGCAGAAGAGATCTGTTTCTTTCCTTTCCCTACATTTCAAATGcatttcaaattttaaaaatctcataaattCATCGTCGGTCTGCTGTTATTGGCCTCTCAAAAGTGATGTATTACCTAATCTGCAAAGCGCCTTTGACACCGTCTCACCAGGTTTCAAGTATTCCAGTATCTGTTTGTACAGTGGAATTGGGTCGAACATCACATCTGACTCTTCGTCACTATCACTATCCGCCAGACcattttcttcatcatttttcTTATCGCTTTTCCCTTCTGCTGATTGAGTTGGTTTAATCTGTAAAATAATTCATCTGTTCAGCACATTTTTCATATTAGActatttgtatttttacaaGTCTTGATCTCGAGCTTGCCTGTACCATAGGATATTATCCAATCTTTCAAAGATAGTTATTCAATTGccataaaaaatatggttTCACTGATTATGcaggaatttgaaaaatgtgagctcgtgacaaaaaaatatcaataaactgtgtcataatttttatttttgtcagaCCTGCATCATCACCTCGAGGGCGAAATGACAAAGTGCTATAGTTATTTACTGACAATCCCATTGTCAAATCTACTGACAGAACAATCGTCCTGCAGACTTACCTGAATCCAATCAATATTATCCAGCCAATTATCCCTGATCTCTTTTTCTTTATTCCAGAGATAATGACCGTCCTTATCAAAGTGACCCTCTTCCAGTTCTTCCTTCATGTTGAAAGCTGTGAACCCAACGTTGGTCTCAGCTGCCATTGGCCCTTCCTCCGttcctaaaaaaattccatcgtTACTCAGACCTGTATCTGCAAGTAACGATGAACAAATggaaaaaggggaaaattcCTTACCCTCTAGGTCGTCGGGATTCATCACATTGTAATTATCTTCCTTGACCTCATCATCCTCCTCATCAGAATCGAGGGTATGCTGATTCTCATTTGCTCTCGTCGCAGCTGACCAACTCTTCTCGTCCGTGAGAATATCGTCATATTTTCGTTTCGACATTTTTTCGGTTGTTTCACGATAATGCCACAAGTTCACCCAGAACAACTAGTTTTAgcttaaattttccaattattaaaGAACAACAAAACCCAAAATACGTCTCTGCAGCTGTTATTGTATACAAATAATTCTAGGTTAAGCGACTGTGCAATTACCATCGGAGTCAATTAGATTTTCACCATTTTCAATACTCACAGATACCCTGCGAGCATATGAGACTTCCGGCGATGCTACATAGAAGTCACTACGtatgttggatttttaatttgtatttACAAAGAAATCAGAATATAACGAAATCTTTTGAGCTCAGTACCAATGGGTACAAACCTCGTACAAACAATAGCTCATTGTTCAAAAAGAAATCGCCTGTCGGTTATCTGCATTCGAATCTTTTTGTCGTTGCCAGGTGCCAGGATCGACGCTGGTGTCGCCAAACGCCCAGGTCAGTACTAATATTGACGTGGCCTCTACGTTAGTCTTCTTTGCCATCTTCTTGTTAATCTTCTTTGCCAAAATATTGTACAAGCACCTCGGGATGTGGTGTACAGCCCTGTGTACGGTCTAAAGCTCTCCAAGCAAACACCAAGTAACTTGTCTTGTCTTGTCAAGGTAATGGTATTCTTGGAACTTGGAACAATGAAGGTTATCCCACTCACCGCTAGATGGACGCATGTACGTATCCACCGCAGTGGTGGGGATGTAAACACTTTCAAAACCTGTTCAAACAGGAATGGACCATTGGGCCATTGAAGGCCAAATTTGACACTTCGTTTTATTCCACTTCAAAAGTTAAAAgttagtaataataattatttaatcaattcTGTGGACAAGTACAGGTAATCAAGAATGAAGATCAATTGTAACATTGAAGTGGTGAATAGAGCACTACCTGCTCCAAGGAAAAAAGCACAACGATCTTGTTTAGCTATTGCAAGACAGTCGGTAAAAAATAACGAACTGCATCTTCTCCTTCAACAAACTACACAGAATAAATTAGGAACTAAATACAAggtaatagaaataaaaaccaTTTACATCCtctgtaatattttttcgtataATCCTGAAAATTGTTTGATTTCTAACCTGTAAATTAGATGTGAGCTTTCATCTTCATTTGGAAGTTTACACCGAGCAGAGCAATTAGTGAATCATATCAATATTTGTTTATACAGTCCcaaagaatcatttttcagagagaaattaattatttttcactttaaTGGCTTTTGTGCTATTTTAATGCAGTCAATTTTGTGTAATGGacaacaataacaataaatgaaAGCAAAGGAACTGGTATTAATTGAACCAAATATTATTTCGTTACTATTGGACgaaatatttcttcaataTTCACTTGTTATTTTTGCAGAGTTTtacgaattatttttctcaattacgAATTGAAGCATAGGAATGACCCCTTCCCCCttcttaaagaatttttttatttcacattcGGATGGAAAATATAAGTTTTTCTTACTGCTCTCTGGTTTTCGCCGAATGTCCTTTAAACAACTGATTTCAACTTATTGAGCACAGAAAAGAGAACGTCAACAGAAGTGTTAAATTTACATGCTGAGTATCCCCTCAAATTTTGTTATGGAATTGTCACATCCTAATTACGAGtctaaaattttaaatgcaaCAATTCCAGAGTTACTGACCTGGAGTTGGACctattattcataaatttacaTGTTAAGTACATTTTCATGTTCTACTTATTCAACAGATTGACCAGAATATTGAGAAAGTCTTCACAAAATTCGTGAACAATGGAAAGGCAACGATTCGGTTTAAGGAGCCTCCGCACGACCTAAATATTCAGTGCGATTCCATactgttgaagagttttctCCGCACGTTGGAACTTGGCCTATGTAAGAAACTGGATCCTTCGGTACTCGGTGTATCCAATATGAATCCAAAGAACATTGTACAAGCCCCGAAGACTAAAGTTACCATCAAGACGAAGGCAGATTATCCAGTGCTGCAAGGTTTTCCAAGAACCACTGAGGAATTAAACATCGTTGGCTTAGAGAGAAAATCATTTGACCGTCAGATATTGAAACTGCAAAGCCTGCGAGTGTTGAATTTATCCGACAACAAAATAACGTCCTTACCGAAAGAGTTGTCTGCATTACCGTCTCTAACTGAATTAATTGTATCCAACAATTCACTTGGAAGTGgaggaaataataaattcggtTGGATGGGTGAGGGGAACCTCTCCAAAACATTGAGGCTCTTGAATTTGAGTGGAAATGGAGTGAGCAGCTTTCCTTATTATGATTTTCTGATACAAATTCTGTTACTTATAAAGAACGGAAATTATCAATTGGATGGGGATTAACTCGCTAATGAATTTGAACGCTTTTGAATATCAAAGTACAGAAATTCATATCATATTCAATTTCTTGTATAATTCCAGGatattttgcaattaaaaatgaaatctttcattgattttctcaTTTCGCAAAGCGGAAAGTAATTAAATGTTTGATACTTATACCATATGATCAAgaaatcaatcaaatattctattttttttatttatcaaatatttatcagtTCCATTATTCCTTAAAAATTCCGAACAACAACATTCGACTTAGCTCACCCCCTTTCATATATCtctattaattaatcgatCTACGTTATTTGCAGCTAACTTATCTACCAAATCAAATAGGAAAACTGAGAAAATTGGTGACATTGAATGTCAGCTGCAATGCCTTGACAATTCTTCCCACAAGTATTGGAACTTTATCATCGTTGAAATATCTAGATGTATCACATAATTCTATAGACTCTCTCCCAGGGAGTCTAATGAAGTTCCGTTTAGAGAGCCTCAACATCGCTCACAATCCCGAAATTTCTCAAACCAGGCTTCAACCCTTTGCTGTGAATTTCGATGTATCGAGCCTTACACAGTTGGGAGCACAGAAGGTTTTACACTACAGGTGCGATTATTATAATTACATACTAAAGCGATTTAATGTCTTGGGTTATAAGACATTCGACAGAAACTAAGTCAACTCTGCACGCGGACTTATTTGTAAATTGATGATCATTTTTTCTATCCCactgagcaaaaaaaattttttttacgaaattaaTTTACTGATCACTAGTAAatctttataaatatttccatacGATGTCCTAATGTCAAGTAGATGTTTTTGTAGTTAGTAAATATTCTTACTAACTACAAAATTCCCCTATGGCCCTATTCGCCATGAAAAATAACTTCAaatgtctgaaaaaaaatgttgcagACTGCCTTATGATGCAAGCACCATACCATTTACCCTGGTCCCATTTTTGGATAACGCAGCATACTGCATATGCGGTAAAGCTGTTGTGGGCCGATATAATTGCCTGGAGACATCCAGGAATGTGAGCCGAATAGCAAAAGAAGTCACTGCCTCAGCGGATACCAGTGTTTCGTTTCGATGTGTCGTATGCTCTCATGAGTGTGTTAAAGGTCTGTTATTTCCGCGATAATCTTCACAAATTcttatgtatttatttattataataataaactTATTTTTCTACGTTTTTAATCCAGTTGTTGTATATCAACTTGGCTTTCCATCCTCCCGGATGACGCCATAAAAACCTTGAATTCACATAATATTTTTACGGTCCTTTTCCTGGCTATTGCTTCATTGGATCTCAAAAAGggtatttttagaaatttttgaagatcagtgaaaatcgaaaatttgaaGTCTTTGCGGGGTAATGatgatatttatattttttataattatcaacAGCTAAATTGTTAGTTCAGTTCAATGATTAGGTATTCGGGCTTCGAATACCGAGTGTATTTAGTCGGCCTTTGATGGCAACGTCCTTGTTACCTCGACTCTATGAGGAAGAGATTGCTATTAGAGTGAAGCGAGACTATTGACGTAACTCTCTGTGGTTCTCTGTGTCCCTTTGAAGCGAAGCGCAAATGCGCAAGAGTTAAAAGGGAAATAGAAGCGTATACACGTGTAGTTACTGAAGACGGTATTGATCAGATGGTGAAAAAAAGTGTCCAACAAATTTGGATGAaagtagaaaaataataatgaaatcaaTGATTGCAATGACAGGTGGTGGTACTCCCAGGAATATCTAAACGTGAATTACATTCAAATTATTgtctttaaaaattttttgaaggtAAATTGGGTTAAACATCGGCATAATTTAGAACTCGGAAAACGCAATCGTAATTTCACGTTCGTaactttgcaaaaaaaaataaaaaacatcgtTGAATGATCTTCAGATATAATttctttgataaaaatttacaaatcaGAAACGgggtcaataaaataatatcttCGTACAGATTTGAATGATAATATATTTATGCATCatcaatttccaattaaatcGCTATACATTTATTATTGCTATGGAAGAAATATCATCATTCAGAAccttcaataaattcaaacgAATTTATcgcatatatatgtataatacATCTGTACACACACCTACATAGCCATCAATTATCACGTATATATGTGCATGTACAGACACTTATATACCGCATATATATTGTCATTATGTAATCTACGTTTTATGCATTTATGATACAAGTACAATAGTTTGTTTTCATCAGTTATGTTTgtctttttttaatcatttaataATCCTTTATATATATACTGCGTGCACTAtataaatttgttaatttggATTTCTCCAGTTACTCCATATCAGCAATAATTATCGCAAGTTACTTTGTCCTCTCGTCTGTCCCCAATGATTTATTTCCTCATAAAATTCTTTGTTTCACCATAACATACGATTAATAATCACTACTTTGACATTGTTATATACATAACACGTCTAGCATTTACTACTATTGATAATGCGTGGTTTCTTCATCATTTGGTaatattcagtaatttttattctctcagaTTTGTCTACTATCCTCCCTCATTGCTGATACGTTTTTGTTGCTTCAAAACACTTTGGTTTAtttgtgtaatttttttttgtttttttttacaatgtcttttattttttcttttgtcaATGGGTTGAAATTATAAGTTGATTGATAAATTCTACTGTTACAACTACTTCTAGTTATTGTCAATGCATTCGGAACAACGCCTCTGcgataaaacatttttttgcatttctattttttgagTTCTGTgttctttttttctcatttggtTGCAGTAAAATAGGAGGATGGATCTCAATTTACCGAACTACTTGACAACTATAATTAAATTACGTTAAAACATTTGTGTTCGAGAGtaggtgtgtgtgtgtgtgagtgAGTGTTTCATTTGGTcatatcaattatttaataatttgtgtgtttttttgtttaaaattaagtaattttcttagttgaataaaaattctgttctCAATCCAGTTGAGATAACGCAACTAAGTGATTACATTTTATCACCATTCTATGTGGCGTTCTATTTCAAtggtaaaaattcattttatcaataatttgcaTGTTGTCATTGCACAGGGACGTCCGAATGGATCAACGacctttatttgttttttttcaattttcttcatctttttcTGGCAAAAAGTCAGGAAAATAATGTTatcaatggaaataaaaattgaaattatggagTTATTTTGCACTGACTAATGCAGATTAATTCACAACATTTTTCTGCGCCTCCGTGAGGCTCACAAAGCTCCCAAACAttctttcacaatttttttacatctttTTGAGGCTTTCTCCCTCTTAAATTCTCTgacgtgaaataaaatttatgtatAGAGTGTGTCCCACAGCCCACCTTCTTTCTCCCGCAAGCATTTTCAAGGGGAATGCTTTTCCATTTTTGCAGTTCAATACGTCTCCTGCTCTGCTGGTACTTATTTTAAGGACGCATATTTGTTttgtttaattgtttaaaaattttgtcctTCTTTTTTATGACGTTTGAGACGCATATTTGGTAGAATATCTGCTCGCACTTCCTCTCAGTGAACTATCGCATCAACAATGGGtccaaaaatggaattttttactgCAAAATGCGCCCTCTTGAATACCCTTAAAGGAAAATAATTGGTCGTGGGAGACCCTGTATAATAGTGTGCGTATGACTGAATACGCCTATGGTGGCTATAAACATTggcataaatatttattctgctACTGCAATTGCCTCCTTTGAAGGAGTTCTCGAGATCAACACAAAAGTATCTTTCTcaatgtaaaataattttcccagaCAGGCAATTTTATAATTGGGGAGAAGGGGGACCTCAAATACAAAAATTGACTTTTTGGCTAATGTACGGGCCAATGGAGTGCGTATGAATTTTTCGTAAAtgtacaataattattttcgtcaCTTGAAGATTTTGATTCCACGTAAAACTCCAATATAATTTGGCAAAAATTAATAGACCGTTTATTAGAAACCCAGTAAATTTTCTAGCATTCTGCTCTtagaatatatatttatacacAAGGCTATATCTACCATAGacgtatttattattatatacataagtatatattatatatatctTGAACAAATGGTATATGACTTATTATCCAATTACTAATATTTCATCTTTCGTGCATTCATTTTAAAATCTTTCAAATTCCTTCCGTGAATGGAATCTAATGACGTGATTATgcataatgaataaaatttaaaggaGTGtcatttttggagaaaatgcCAAAGTAATAATTTCCTCATGAAAATATTACCAACAATAAAAGTATTCTGACATTTCCCCCTAAAATTATACACTACCACAATAATTCCATCATCAACAAGATGTGAGAACTCGCCTCGTTGAAGAGGAGTGAGACAAAATGGATCAATCCGCCATTCCCCAGATCAAATAAGTGGAATCATCCAATTTCCAGAGCCGAATCCCGAAGATGCGGGAAGTTGTTTCACATGTCAATGCTACATCCCCAAAACTTTcgttaaaaaatgtatttctcAACGAATTTCGTTGCAGAATCCTCTTTTCGCCTGCGGTTGACCCTTTAAACTTCAAAAAGCTCCACGTTTCAAAGCCAACGctatttaaattatatttaaattatattaTGAGAGAATGAGACAATCCTGGACatctaaaaaatgaatattcatgaacATCTTTACATTCACTGAGGGTGAATGCACTTAAACGATAATTTTTCGTACAATGCAACATAAAAACACAAAGAGATCCATGACAGACAGAAATTGTCCTACCAAAATACTGTTACTGCGATAAAGAATGATCGCCTGAGCCATTAATTGGAAACTTCTAATTTATTGTTGACTGACCATCACCCTTCAAATGACGAAAATTATCATATTCCATTTTGTCTCACTCATTCTGTCGCAGCCCAGGAATTGACTGCTTGAATGATCTAAATATTGATACCTGACATTAACTCATTCAATCTCATTTCTAAAATTCTCAACTCCACCTTTCTCCTTACTtat of Diachasmimorpha longicaudata isolate KC_UGA_2023 chromosome 3, iyDiaLong2, whole genome shotgun sequence contains these proteins:
- the LOC135160648 gene encoding CD2 antigen cytoplasmic tail-binding protein 2 homolog isoform X1, which encodes MSKRKYDDILTDEKSWSAATRANENQHTLDSDEEDDEVKEDNYNVMNPDDLEGTEEGPMAAETNVGFTAFNMKEELEEGHFDKDGHYLWNKEKEIRDNWLDNIDWIQIKPTQSAEGKSDKKNDEENGLADSDSDEESDVMFDPIPLYKQILEYLKPGETVSKALCRLGKGKKQISSAERWRRKKAGLSETDENSDKIIKLTELANELLTRTGNMDIYQEAYEQIKRKIDKSGKQSHPSKQEAELDMYSDDFDTKEKEKLVETNQAGTSSKMDEETSEPVDTEVTWELKWSLEENSEAHGPHTSQQMHKWAKEGYFKNSGWVRRKGQLGSFYSAARLDFELYMNFGTVRVNFGAFPETDSRYI
- the LOC135160648 gene encoding CD2 antigen cytoplasmic tail-binding protein 2 homolog isoform X2; this translates as MSKRKYDDILTDEKSWSAATRANENQHTLDSDEEDDEVKEDNYNVMNPDDLEGTEEGPMAAETNVGFTAFNMKEELEEGHFDKDGHYLWNKEKEIRDNWLDNIDWIQIKPTQSAEGKSDKKNDEENGLADSDSDEESDVMFDPIPLYKQILEYLKPGETVSKALCRLGKGKKQISSAERWRRKKAGLSETDENSDKIIKLTELANELLTRTGNMDIYQEAYEQIKRKIDKSGKQSHPSKQEAELDMYSDDFDTKEKEKLVETNQAGTSSKMDEETSEPVDTEVTWELKWSLEENSEAHGPHTSQQMHKWAKEGYFKNSGWVRRKGQLGSFYSAARLDFELYM
- the LOC135160647 gene encoding leucine-rich repeat protein 1, which encodes MKINCNIEVVNRALPAPRKKAQRSCLAIARQSVKNNELHLLLQQTTQNKLGTKYKIDQNIEKVFTKFVNNGKATIRFKEPPHDLNIQCDSILLKSFLRTLELGLCKKLDPSVLGVSNMNPKNIVQAPKTKVTIKTKADYPVLQGFPRTTEELNIVGLERKSFDRQILKLQSLRVLNLSDNKITSLPKELSALPSLTELIVSNNSLGSGGNNKFGWMGEGNLSKTLRLLNLSGNGLTYLPNQIGKLRKLVTLNVSCNALTILPTSIGTLSSLKYLDVSHNSIDSLPGSLMKFRLESLNIAHNPEISQTRLQPFAVNFDVSSLTQLGAQKVLHYRLPYDASTIPFTLVPFLDNAAYCICGKAVVGRYNCLETSRNVSRIAKEVTASADTSVSFRCVVCSHECVKGLLFPR